The following are encoded in a window of Saccharothrix longispora genomic DNA:
- a CDS encoding extracellular solute-binding protein, with product MSHRPVAVVLALGLALAACGTDAGDAGGKQEITVWLMKDSTTEDFASRFETEFERDHPDLDLDLQVQEWNGITQKVTSALASTDPPDVIEVGNTQVAQYAASDGVADLSAKKAELGGDDWIPGLAEPGAVDGKQFGVPWYAANRVVVYRKDLFEAAGVTPPRTRDEWLATTDRLDEGDVQGIYLPGQNWYVLSGFVWDEGGDLAEKSGDRWAGSLNTPEALAGADFYRRLQALGDGPKDSDEAKPQQTDVVAAGQVAQFIAVPGAAKLVEKANPALAGKLGFFPIPGKTADEPGAVFTGGSDLIIPLASPRQEGAYEVVKALAGEKWQVELAKAMNYVPNRTSLASAVGDDPGAAAMAAGAVNGHATPNSPNWAAVEARNPIKEFLTEVLTGADPATAAAEADQVITQALNSGT from the coding sequence GTGTCGCACCGCCCCGTCGCCGTGGTCCTCGCGTTGGGACTAGCCCTGGCCGCCTGCGGAACCGACGCCGGCGACGCCGGTGGGAAGCAGGAGATCACCGTCTGGCTGATGAAGGACTCGACCACCGAGGACTTCGCGAGCCGGTTCGAGACCGAGTTCGAGCGCGACCACCCCGACCTGGACCTGGACCTCCAGGTCCAGGAGTGGAACGGGATCACGCAGAAGGTGACCAGCGCGCTGGCCAGCACCGACCCGCCCGACGTGATCGAGGTCGGCAACACCCAGGTCGCCCAGTACGCGGCCAGCGACGGCGTGGCCGACCTGTCGGCGAAGAAGGCCGAACTGGGCGGTGACGACTGGATCCCCGGCCTCGCCGAGCCGGGCGCGGTGGACGGCAAGCAGTTCGGCGTCCCCTGGTACGCCGCCAACCGCGTGGTCGTCTACCGCAAGGACCTGTTCGAGGCCGCGGGCGTGACGCCGCCCAGGACCCGCGACGAGTGGCTGGCCACGACCGACCGGCTCGACGAGGGCGACGTGCAGGGCATCTACCTGCCCGGCCAGAACTGGTACGTGCTGTCCGGGTTCGTCTGGGACGAGGGAGGCGACCTGGCCGAGAAGTCCGGCGACCGGTGGGCCGGATCGCTGAACACGCCGGAGGCGCTGGCCGGCGCGGACTTCTACCGACGGCTCCAGGCGCTGGGCGACGGCCCCAAGGACTCCGACGAGGCCAAGCCGCAGCAGACCGACGTGGTGGCCGCCGGGCAGGTCGCGCAGTTCATCGCGGTGCCCGGCGCGGCGAAGCTCGTGGAGAAGGCCAACCCGGCGCTGGCGGGCAAGCTCGGCTTCTTCCCCATCCCCGGCAAGACCGCCGACGAGCCCGGCGCGGTGTTCACCGGCGGCTCCGACCTGATCATCCCGCTCGCCTCGCCGCGCCAGGAGGGCGCCTACGAGGTGGTCAAGGCGCTGGCCGGGGAGAAGTGGCAGGTCGAGCTGGCCAAGGCGATGAACTACGTGCCGAACCGGACGAGCCTGGCGAGCGCGGTCGGCGACGACCCGGGCGCGGCGGCGATGGCGGCGGGCGCGGTCAACGGGCACGCCACGCCGAACTCGCCGAACTGGGCGGCCGTCGAGGCGCGCAACCCGATCAAGGAGTTCCTGACGGAGGTGCTGACCGGCGCCGACCCGGCCACCGCGGCGGCCGAGGCGGACCAGGTGATCACCCAGGCGCTCAACTCCGGGACGTGA
- a CDS encoding cellulose binding domain-containing protein yields the protein MSARVIAAVGSAAVAVAALVTAPTAMAADVVTAQYRTSASANTTDQVEPWLKLVNSGSTTVPLADLKVRYYFTSETPDVGYRFACSWAVRGCGNVTGTFGTLTGGAADRYLEVGFTSGAGSLAPGADSGDLQLRFYRSNWSRITQTDDYSFRASSSYSPWSRVTVHRGGTLLYGTPPGGSSTTTTTTTTTNPPNPNGPALFDDFDYASSSDSRIAQRGWTVRSGGGGPGVPATWEPSQVTFPTVDGQKSMRLESSNNGSTARQTELYHQRKFFEGTYAARVKFSDTPVYGPDGDHVVQTFFTITPLNSDLDPNYGEIDFEYLPNGGWGEPANIMYETTWETYRNEPWLADNIHSEQRQSYVGWHDLVFQVANGRVKYFIDGTLVADHGDKYYPETPMSINFNLWFIAGGLAGAPGDRAYQQHVDYVYFAKDQVLSPAQVQSRVGGYRSSGVAHVDTVPAS from the coding sequence TTGTCCGCACGCGTTATCGCCGCCGTGGGCTCGGCCGCCGTGGCGGTCGCCGCCCTGGTGACCGCGCCCACCGCGATGGCCGCCGACGTGGTCACCGCCCAATACCGGACCAGCGCGTCCGCCAACACCACCGACCAGGTCGAGCCGTGGCTCAAGCTGGTCAACTCCGGGTCGACCACCGTGCCGCTGGCCGACCTCAAGGTCCGCTACTACTTCACGAGCGAGACGCCCGACGTGGGCTATCGCTTCGCCTGCTCGTGGGCCGTGCGCGGCTGCGGCAACGTGACCGGCACGTTCGGCACGCTCACCGGCGGCGCGGCAGACCGGTACCTGGAAGTCGGCTTCACCTCCGGCGCGGGCTCGCTCGCACCGGGCGCCGACTCCGGCGACCTCCAGCTGCGGTTCTACCGGAGCAACTGGAGCCGGATCACGCAGACCGACGACTACTCGTTCCGCGCGTCCAGCTCCTACTCGCCGTGGTCGCGCGTCACCGTGCACCGCGGCGGCACCCTGCTGTACGGCACCCCGCCGGGTGGTTCGTCGACCACCACCACGACGACCACGACGACGAACCCGCCGAACCCGAACGGTCCGGCGCTGTTCGACGACTTCGACTACGCCTCGTCGTCCGACTCGCGGATCGCGCAGCGCGGCTGGACCGTCCGCTCCGGCGGTGGCGGCCCCGGCGTGCCCGCGACCTGGGAGCCGTCGCAGGTGACGTTCCCGACCGTGGACGGGCAGAAGTCGATGCGCCTGGAGTCGTCCAACAACGGCTCGACGGCGCGGCAGACCGAGCTGTACCACCAGCGGAAGTTCTTCGAGGGCACGTACGCGGCCCGGGTGAAGTTCTCCGACACCCCGGTCTACGGGCCGGACGGCGACCACGTGGTGCAGACGTTCTTCACCATCACGCCGCTCAACAGCGACCTCGACCCGAACTACGGCGAGATCGATTTCGAGTACCTGCCCAACGGCGGCTGGGGCGAACCCGCGAACATCATGTACGAGACGACGTGGGAGACCTACCGCAACGAGCCGTGGCTCGCGGACAACATCCACAGCGAGCAGCGGCAGAGCTACGTGGGCTGGCACGACCTGGTCTTCCAGGTCGCGAACGGCCGGGTGAAGTACTTCATCGACGGGACCCTGGTCGCCGACCACGGCGACAAGTACTACCCGGAGACGCCGATGTCGATCAACTTCAACCTGTGGTTCATCGCGGGCGGCCTGGCCGGCGCCCCCGGTGACCGGGCCTACCAGCAGCACGTGGACTACGTGTACTTCGCGAAGGACCAGGTGCTGAGCCCGGCGCAGGTGCAGTCGCGCGTCGGCGGCTACCGCTCGTCGGGTGTCGCGCACGTCGACACGGTGCCCGCGAGCTGA
- a CDS encoding neutral/alkaline ceramidase — protein sequence MRSSRRSLVSCALVGALVLVGLPAAGAQPGPAAPYLVGRGISDVTGPAAENGMMGYSSFDQKTTGIHQRQRSRAFVVVDQATGKRVAYVNADLAMVFRAVQEAVLSRLQARYGATYTRENLLLSATHTHAGPGGYSHNLAYNLSVLGLQKQTLDAIADGITESVVEAHEDLRPGTITLGRGQLTDASVNRSRTAFDRNPAADKAHFPNAVDPSMTVLRFRQGATDVGAISWFATHNTSMTNKNTLISPDNKGYASYRWEHDHHGVRYLDDRPGFVAAFPNTNAGDMSPNLNLRPGSGPTEDEVENTRIIGERQNREAQRVFAGPQAAVTGSVDSRMRFVDMSAVTVDGRFTTDGRPGTTCSGVVGASTLAGSVEDGPAIPLFHEGMTSPWKALFEPLQVEVPQWLKDCQYPKASLVPTGLIGATPNVVPLQVVKIGPLHLVAVPGEVTIVAGLRIRQAVAAEAGMPLENVLVQGYANDYAQYVTTPEEYDLQQYEGGSTLFGRNTLPAYEQEFGKLAASLRTGAALPPGPTPGTPPFTGINLQTGVVFDDKPIGTSFGQVRTEPAASYTRGQTATAVFVTGHPKNDLHRNGTFLEVQRLVDGRWTRHADDGDWSTRYRWQREGIANSTATLTWAIPADTPAGTYRIVHHGDWKSGWTGAITGFTGATRSFTVG from the coding sequence ATGCGGAGCTCACGCCGGTCACTGGTGTCCTGCGCGCTGGTCGGAGCCTTGGTGCTGGTCGGGTTGCCCGCGGCCGGCGCGCAACCCGGCCCGGCCGCGCCCTACCTGGTCGGACGGGGGATCTCGGACGTCACCGGGCCCGCCGCCGAGAACGGCATGATGGGCTACTCGTCGTTCGACCAGAAGACCACCGGCATCCACCAGCGGCAGCGGTCCCGCGCCTTCGTCGTGGTCGACCAGGCCACCGGCAAGCGCGTCGCCTACGTCAACGCCGACCTGGCGATGGTCTTCCGCGCCGTGCAGGAGGCCGTGCTGTCCCGCCTCCAGGCCCGCTACGGCGCCACGTACACGCGCGAGAACCTGCTGCTGTCCGCCACCCACACCCACGCCGGCCCCGGCGGCTACTCGCACAACCTCGCCTACAACCTGTCGGTCCTCGGCCTCCAGAAGCAGACCCTGGACGCCATCGCCGACGGCATCACCGAGTCGGTCGTCGAGGCGCACGAGGACCTCAGGCCCGGCACCATCACGCTCGGCCGCGGACAGCTCACCGACGCCAGCGTGAACCGCTCGCGCACCGCGTTCGACCGCAACCCCGCCGCCGACAAGGCCCACTTCCCGAACGCCGTCGACCCGTCGATGACCGTCCTCAGGTTCCGCCAGGGCGCCACCGACGTCGGCGCGATCAGCTGGTTCGCCACCCACAACACGTCGATGACCAACAAGAACACCCTGATCAGCCCGGACAACAAGGGATACGCGTCCTACCGGTGGGAGCACGACCACCACGGCGTGCGCTACCTCGACGACCGGCCCGGGTTCGTGGCCGCGTTCCCCAACACCAACGCGGGCGACATGTCGCCCAACCTCAACCTGAGGCCCGGCTCCGGTCCCACCGAGGACGAGGTCGAGAACACCCGGATCATCGGCGAGCGCCAGAACCGCGAGGCCCAGCGGGTCTTCGCCGGCCCGCAGGCCGCCGTCACCGGCTCGGTGGACTCCCGGATGCGGTTCGTCGACATGTCGGCGGTCACCGTGGACGGCCGGTTCACCACCGACGGCCGCCCCGGCACCACGTGCTCCGGCGTGGTCGGCGCGTCCACCTTGGCGGGCAGCGTCGAGGACGGTCCGGCGATCCCGCTGTTCCACGAGGGCATGACCAGCCCGTGGAAGGCGCTGTTCGAGCCGTTGCAGGTCGAGGTGCCGCAGTGGCTCAAGGACTGCCAGTACCCGAAGGCGTCGCTCGTGCCCACCGGCCTGATCGGCGCGACCCCGAACGTCGTGCCGCTCCAGGTGGTCAAGATCGGCCCGCTGCACCTGGTCGCGGTGCCCGGCGAGGTCACGATCGTGGCCGGCCTGCGCATCCGGCAGGCGGTGGCGGCGGAGGCGGGCATGCCGCTGGAGAACGTGCTCGTGCAGGGCTACGCCAACGACTACGCGCAGTACGTGACCACCCCGGAGGAGTACGACCTCCAGCAGTACGAGGGCGGCTCGACCTTGTTCGGGCGCAACACCCTGCCCGCCTACGAGCAGGAGTTCGGCAAGCTCGCCGCGTCGCTGCGCACCGGCGCCGCCCTGCCGCCCGGCCCGACGCCCGGCACGCCGCCGTTCACCGGCATCAACCTCCAGACCGGCGTGGTGTTCGACGACAAGCCGATCGGCACGTCGTTCGGCCAGGTGCGCACCGAACCCGCCGCCTCCTACACCCGCGGGCAGACCGCCACGGCGGTCTTCGTCACCGGCCACCCCAAGAACGACCTGCACCGCAACGGCACGTTCCTGGAGGTGCAGCGCCTGGTGGACGGCCGGTGGACCCGGCACGCCGACGACGGCGACTGGTCCACCCGCTACCGCTGGCAGCGCGAGGGCATCGCGAACTCCACGGCCACCCTCACGTGGGCGATCCCGGCGGACACCCCGGCCGGCACCTACCGCATCGTCCACCACGGCGACTGGAAGAGCGGCTGGACCGGGGCGATCACCGGCTTCACCGGCGCGACCAGGAGCTTCACGGTCGGCTAG
- a CDS encoding beta-N-acetylhexosaminidase has product MIVPRPTRLVRRHGRFALDEDTAIRATPGAEGAARLLRHLLRPATGLPLPLHEDGRVVFALDERLVGLGDEGYALTVNEHAVVLRAATRQGLAHGVQTIRQLLPARALGSRPASGVEWALPGVDVRDTPRLPWRGVLLDVARHFQPVPVLRRFVDLLALHKLNVLHLHLTDDQGWRMPVPRYPLLTEVGGRRAETAGDGVPHGGAYTRSELAGLVAYAAERGVRVVPEIEMPGHARAALAAYPHLGNDPGRRLPVWTRWGVSDEVFGVGDATLEFCRDVLDEVLEVFPGPHVHLGGDECPTTEWETGAGAAERIAREGLAGPHELHGWFLRAMADHLVERGRVPVSWERIGDPRAVVMPWRDADDARSALDGGHDVVMAPHRSTYLDYPQTADPDEPAGQPGLVVTAHDVYHLPLPTGVLGAQCALWTEYAPTPHDLERLAFPRLAALADALWSQRPSWTDFTDRMREHGSRLTALAVPHRPLDTRRPPTAREEASTQDEARSPVPPC; this is encoded by the coding sequence GTGATCGTCCCACGCCCGACGCGGCTGGTCCGCAGGCACGGCCGGTTCGCGCTCGACGAGGACACCGCGATCCGCGCCACGCCCGGCGCGGAGGGCGCGGCCCGGCTGCTGCGCCACCTGCTGCGGCCCGCGACCGGCCTGCCGCTGCCGCTGCACGAGGACGGGCGGGTCGTGTTCGCGCTCGACGAGCGGCTCGTCGGGCTCGGTGACGAGGGCTACGCGCTGACCGTGAACGAGCACGCCGTGGTGCTGCGCGCGGCCACCCGGCAGGGCCTCGCGCACGGCGTGCAGACCATCCGGCAGCTCCTGCCGGCGCGGGCCCTGGGGTCGCGCCCGGCGTCCGGGGTGGAGTGGGCGCTGCCGGGTGTCGACGTGCGGGACACGCCCCGACTGCCGTGGCGGGGCGTGCTGCTGGACGTGGCGCGGCACTTCCAGCCGGTGCCGGTGCTGCGCCGGTTCGTCGACCTGCTGGCGCTGCACAAGCTCAACGTCCTGCACCTGCACCTCACCGACGACCAGGGCTGGCGGATGCCGGTGCCGCGCTACCCGCTGCTGACCGAGGTCGGCGGCAGGCGCGCCGAGACGGCGGGCGACGGCGTGCCGCACGGTGGCGCGTACACGCGGTCCGAGCTGGCGGGGCTGGTCGCCTACGCCGCGGAGCGCGGGGTGCGGGTCGTGCCGGAGATCGAGATGCCCGGCCACGCCCGCGCCGCGCTCGCCGCCTACCCGCACCTGGGCAACGACCCGGGCCGCCGGCTGCCGGTGTGGACCCGCTGGGGCGTCAGCGACGAGGTCTTCGGCGTGGGGGACGCGACGCTGGAGTTCTGCCGCGACGTGCTCGACGAGGTGCTGGAGGTGTTCCCCGGCCCGCACGTGCACCTGGGCGGCGACGAGTGCCCCACCACCGAGTGGGAGACCGGCGCGGGCGCGGCGGAGCGGATCGCGCGCGAGGGCCTGGCCGGGCCGCACGAGCTGCACGGCTGGTTCCTGCGGGCCATGGCCGACCACCTCGTGGAGCGCGGCCGGGTGCCGGTGTCGTGGGAGCGGATCGGCGACCCGCGCGCGGTGGTCATGCCGTGGCGCGACGCCGACGACGCCCGGTCCGCCCTGGACGGGGGCCACGACGTGGTGATGGCGCCGCACCGCTCGACCTACCTCGACTACCCGCAGACCGCCGATCCCGACGAGCCCGCCGGGCAGCCCGGCCTGGTGGTCACCGCGCACGACGTCTACCACCTGCCGCTGCCCACCGGGGTGCTCGGCGCCCAGTGCGCCCTGTGGACGGAGTACGCGCCGACCCCGCACGACCTGGAGCGCCTGGCGTTCCCGCGGCTCGCGGCGCTGGCCGACGCGCTGTGGTCGCAGCGCCCCTCGTGGACCGACTTCACCGACCGGATGCGCGAGCACGGGAGCCGCCTGACGGCGCTCGCCGTGCCGCACCGCCCCCTGGACACCCGTCGGCCGCCGACCGCCCGAGAGGAGGCCAGCACCCAGGACGAAGCCCGCTCCCCTGTCCCACCCTGCTGA
- a CDS encoding carbohydrate ABC transporter permease, with amino-acid sequence MTATLARPVDDRPRTTPPPRRRRSWWPYLLISPTLVATAYLLLYPLARNVVMSVQEFGLPQLVRGDARFTGLANYAKVLSDPEFWAVVRRTLLFTALNVVLIMLLSTLVALLLVRLGRWLRLLVMSGLVLVWATPVIAATTVFQWLFQSRLGVVNWVLVELGFESYRDYTWFADGPATFAILVVLIVWQSVPFAALSLYAAMVTVPSELYEAARMDGAGAWRVFTRITFPVLRAMFGLITCLEVIWVAKAFVQIWVISQGGPGQATTTLPVYAFQVAQSLQRYDLGAAVSMLMVVLLVLALLAYFRQLYRQEGVS; translated from the coding sequence GTGACGGCGACGTTGGCGCGGCCGGTGGACGACCGGCCGCGCACCACCCCTCCCCCGCGCCGCCGCCGGTCCTGGTGGCCCTACCTGCTGATCTCGCCGACCCTGGTGGCCACCGCGTACCTGCTGCTGTACCCGTTGGCGCGCAACGTGGTGATGTCAGTGCAGGAGTTCGGCCTGCCGCAACTGGTGCGCGGCGACGCGCGGTTCACGGGCTTGGCGAACTACGCGAAGGTGCTGTCCGACCCCGAGTTCTGGGCCGTCGTGCGGCGCACGCTGCTGTTCACCGCGCTCAACGTCGTGCTGATCATGCTGCTGTCCACGCTGGTCGCGCTGCTGCTGGTGCGGCTGGGCCGGTGGCTGCGGCTGCTGGTGATGTCCGGGCTCGTGCTGGTGTGGGCCACCCCGGTGATCGCCGCGACCACGGTGTTCCAGTGGCTGTTCCAGTCCCGGCTGGGCGTCGTGAACTGGGTGCTGGTGGAGCTGGGCTTCGAGTCGTACCGCGACTACACGTGGTTCGCCGACGGGCCGGCGACGTTCGCGATCCTGGTGGTGCTGATCGTGTGGCAGTCGGTGCCGTTCGCCGCGCTGTCGCTGTACGCCGCGATGGTGACCGTCCCGTCCGAGCTGTACGAGGCCGCCCGGATGGACGGGGCGGGCGCGTGGCGGGTGTTCACCAGGATCACGTTCCCGGTGCTGCGGGCCATGTTCGGGCTCATCACGTGCCTGGAGGTGATCTGGGTCGCCAAGGCGTTCGTGCAGATCTGGGTCATCAGCCAGGGCGGTCCGGGGCAGGCCACGACGACGCTGCCGGTGTACGCGTTCCAGGTGGCGCAGTCGTTGCAGCGCTACGACCTCGGCGCGGCGGTGTCGATGCTCATGGTCGTGCTGCTGGTGCTCGCCCTGCTGGCCTACTTCCGGCAGCTCTACCGGCAGGAGGGCGTGTCGTGA
- a CDS encoding phosphotransferase produces the protein MRSPLAWMHRNEVVVSPFLPEQLAPRLLWDIEVDGWLVLGFEHVPGRHATLSPDSDDLPLVVDAVDEVSRTAPPPSSTARRPMSAQWAKALEVEIGVAPPADADPWSVANAGLLVEWASRAPEHMGGDRLIHSDLHSLNFLVSDRARVIDWAWWRTGAAWIDPALLVIRLIAGGHDPDAAEKWAHNFDGFATAPHDAITAFAASVLRVWERRFAGTPNTNAARRWVQYRLA, from the coding sequence GTGAGGTCTCCCTTGGCGTGGATGCACCGCAACGAGGTCGTGGTGAGCCCGTTCCTGCCCGAACAGCTCGCCCCTCGCCTGCTGTGGGACATCGAGGTGGACGGTTGGCTGGTGCTCGGATTCGAGCACGTCCCCGGGCGGCACGCCACGCTGTCCCCCGATTCGGACGACCTGCCGCTGGTCGTGGACGCGGTGGACGAGGTCAGCCGCACCGCACCGCCGCCGTCATCCACGGCCCGACGCCCGATGTCCGCTCAATGGGCGAAAGCACTCGAAGTGGAGATCGGTGTCGCGCCACCTGCCGATGCCGATCCGTGGTCCGTTGCGAACGCCGGACTGCTGGTCGAATGGGCCTCTCGCGCACCCGAGCACATGGGCGGGGACCGGTTGATCCACTCGGACCTCCACTCGTTGAACTTCCTCGTGTCCGATCGAGCACGGGTGATCGACTGGGCGTGGTGGCGGACCGGGGCTGCCTGGATCGACCCTGCACTCCTGGTGATCCGGCTGATCGCCGGAGGGCACGACCCCGACGCGGCGGAGAAGTGGGCTCACAACTTCGACGGGTTCGCCACCGCTCCACACGACGCGATCACCGCGTTCGCCGCATCCGTGCTGCGCGTGTGGGAACGCAGGTTCGCGGGCACACCCAACACGAACGCGGCTCGTCGTTGGGTTCAGTACCGGCTGGCCTAG
- a CDS encoding cytochrome P450 family protein has translation MTYLLDPTGRDLQGEAARLRELGPATRVELPGGLTAWSVTGIDVLRRLLSDPRISKDARRHWSAWAAGEVPEDWPLHLWVSVRNMFNASGDDHRRLRSLVSKAFTPRRVESLRPEVERIATGLLDSLDAGGDTADLREAYANPLPIEVICLLLGIPDDTRPELRALVDAVFDTTSAPESVVANQERLYRTLGELVEAKRATPGDDLISGLIAAHDEGDGSLTATELADTLVLLISAGYETTVNLLDHAVAALLAHPDQLRLVRTGERGWGDVVDETLRWQAPVANLPLRYAVEDVEVGDVVIRRGEAILAAFAGAGRDPLHHGSTADEYDLTRPDKAHLAFGHGVHYCLGAPLARLEAEVALPALFARFPDLALAVPVEDLRPVRSFISNGHLELPVRLR, from the coding sequence ATGACCTACCTCCTCGACCCGACCGGCCGCGACCTCCAGGGGGAGGCGGCGCGGCTGCGCGAACTCGGCCCGGCCACCCGCGTGGAACTGCCGGGCGGCCTCACCGCCTGGTCCGTCACCGGCATCGACGTGCTGCGCCGCCTGCTGAGCGACCCCCGCATCTCCAAGGACGCCCGGCGGCACTGGTCCGCCTGGGCGGCGGGGGAGGTGCCCGAGGACTGGCCGCTGCACCTCTGGGTGTCCGTGCGGAACATGTTCAACGCCTCCGGTGACGACCACCGCAGGCTGCGCTCGCTGGTGTCGAAGGCGTTCACCCCGCGCCGGGTGGAGTCGCTGCGGCCCGAGGTGGAGCGGATCGCGACGGGGCTGCTCGACTCGCTCGACGCCGGTGGGGACACCGCCGACCTGCGCGAGGCGTACGCGAACCCGCTGCCCATCGAGGTGATCTGCCTGCTGCTGGGCATCCCCGACGACACGCGCCCGGAGCTGCGCGCCCTCGTGGACGCCGTCTTCGACACCACGTCGGCCCCGGAGAGCGTGGTGGCCAACCAGGAGCGGCTCTACCGCACCCTCGGCGAACTGGTCGAGGCCAAGCGCGCCACCCCCGGCGACGACCTGATCAGCGGGTTGATCGCGGCGCACGACGAGGGCGACGGGAGCCTGACGGCGACCGAACTGGCGGACACCCTCGTCCTGCTGATCTCCGCCGGGTACGAGACGACGGTGAACCTGCTCGACCACGCCGTCGCCGCGCTGCTCGCCCACCCCGACCAGCTCCGGCTGGTGCGGACGGGCGAGCGGGGTTGGGGCGACGTGGTGGACGAGACGCTGCGCTGGCAGGCGCCCGTGGCGAACCTGCCGCTGCGCTACGCCGTCGAGGACGTGGAGGTCGGCGACGTGGTGATCCGGCGCGGCGAGGCGATCCTGGCCGCGTTCGCGGGCGCGGGCCGCGACCCGCTGCACCACGGGTCGACCGCCGACGAGTACGACCTGACCCGGCCGGACAAGGCGCACCTGGCGTTCGGGCACGGCGTGCACTACTGCCTCGGCGCCCCGCTGGCCCGGTTGGAGGCCGAGGTGGCCCTGCCCGCGCTGTTCGCGCGGTTCCCGGACCTCGCCCTGGCGGTGCCGGTGGAGGACCTGCGGCCGGTCCGCTCGTTCATCTCCAACGGCCACCTGGAGCTGCCCGTCCGCCTGCGCTGA
- a CDS encoding carbohydrate ABC transporter permease, translated as MTGRVLRTVAALVVFAVSVFPVYWMVLTAFKPAKDIQAATPTFLPLSVTFEHFGTAVAARGFWSFWRNSLLVAGGAVLLSLVVALLAAFAVARLRWKGRRGFILMVFVAQMTPWEALLIPVYVIARDTGMLDTLWMLTLVYFMITLPFTIVTLRGFLAAIPVDLEEAALVDGCSRAQAFRRVVFPLLAPGLLATSLFGFITAWNEFAFANVLIIKDQDDRTLPVWLSSFSNTFGTDWGATMAASTLFMLPVLLVFLVLQGRVTTGITGGAVKG; from the coding sequence GTGACCGGGCGGGTGCTGCGGACCGTCGCCGCGCTGGTCGTGTTCGCGGTGTCGGTGTTCCCGGTGTACTGGATGGTGCTGACCGCGTTCAAGCCCGCCAAGGACATCCAGGCGGCGACGCCGACGTTCCTGCCGCTGTCCGTGACGTTCGAGCACTTCGGCACGGCGGTGGCGGCACGCGGCTTCTGGTCGTTCTGGCGCAACAGCCTGCTCGTGGCGGGCGGGGCGGTGCTGCTGTCGCTCGTGGTGGCCCTGCTGGCGGCGTTCGCGGTGGCGCGGCTGCGCTGGAAGGGGCGGCGCGGGTTCATCCTCATGGTGTTCGTCGCCCAGATGACGCCGTGGGAGGCGCTGCTCATCCCGGTCTACGTCATCGCCCGCGACACCGGGATGCTCGACACGCTCTGGATGCTCACGCTCGTCTACTTCATGATCACGCTGCCGTTCACGATCGTGACGCTGCGCGGGTTCCTCGCCGCCATCCCGGTGGACCTGGAGGAGGCCGCCCTGGTGGACGGCTGCTCGCGCGCGCAGGCGTTCCGGCGGGTGGTGTTCCCGCTGCTCGCGCCGGGCCTGCTGGCGACCTCGCTGTTCGGGTTCATCACCGCGTGGAACGAGTTCGCCTTCGCCAACGTGCTGATCATCAAGGACCAGGACGACCGCACGCTGCCGGTCTGGCTGTCCTCGTTCAGCAACACCTTCGGCACCGACTGGGGCGCCACCATGGCCGCCTCGACGCTGTTCATGCTCCCGGTGCTGCTGGTGTTCCTCGTGCTCCAGGGCCGCGTCACCACCGGTATCACCGGTGGCGCGGTCAAGGGCTGA
- a CDS encoding GntR family transcriptional regulator gives MAEPILKRERVRDYLLELIETHPPGAPIPAERVLCARLSVSRPTLRSAVDELVNTGLLVRQHGRGTFVAPAKITQELVSGDRAMTLPQAGGAWTSRVLEHARIPAGARVGRKLRVSPAAEVNYTARLRLVDGQPMAIEYLHVPVAVAPGLTQEDMESGNFYDRLSDHGVHVSDAVQSIEPTVTNDSEAELLGVPVFAPALLFERLTNDTAGRPVEYVHSLYRGDRYRIVSRLSLGRTAPGDRADHYPGIPPGSATTVRSATTGDVQ, from the coding sequence ATGGCCGAACCGATCCTCAAGCGTGAACGGGTGCGCGACTACCTGCTGGAGCTGATCGAGACGCACCCGCCGGGCGCGCCCATCCCCGCCGAGCGCGTCCTGTGCGCGCGGCTGTCCGTCTCCCGGCCGACGCTGCGCTCCGCGGTCGACGAGCTGGTCAACACCGGCCTGCTCGTCCGCCAGCACGGCCGGGGCACGTTCGTCGCGCCCGCCAAGATCACCCAGGAACTGGTGTCCGGTGACCGCGCCATGACGCTGCCGCAGGCGGGCGGCGCGTGGACCAGCCGCGTGCTGGAGCACGCCCGGATCCCGGCCGGCGCGCGGGTGGGCCGCAAGCTGCGCGTGTCACCGGCCGCCGAGGTCAACTACACCGCCCGGCTGCGCCTGGTCGACGGCCAGCCCATGGCGATCGAGTACCTGCACGTGCCGGTCGCCGTCGCACCCGGCCTCACCCAGGAGGACATGGAGTCCGGCAACTTCTACGACCGGCTGTCCGACCACGGCGTGCACGTCAGCGACGCCGTGCAGTCCATCGAGCCGACCGTCACCAACGACTCGGAGGCCGAGCTGCTCGGCGTGCCCGTCTTCGCGCCGGCCCTGCTGTTCGAACGCCTCACCAACGACACCGCCGGCCGCCCCGTGGAGTACGTGCACTCGCTCTACCGGGGCGACCGCTACCGCATCGTCTCCCGACTCTCGCTGGGCCGCACCGCCCCCGGCGACCGGGCCGACCACTACCCGGGCATCCCACCGGGCTCCGCAACGACGGTCCGCTCGGCCACCACGGGGGACGTCCAGTAG